A window of Primulina tabacum isolate GXHZ01 chromosome 4, ASM2559414v2, whole genome shotgun sequence contains these coding sequences:
- the LOC142542090 gene encoding uncharacterized protein LOC142542090, translated as MCPRHGFLIGQQVETFYYGVDPSVRSMLDAAANGSLYRKTPTAALEIISNMAESNVGWQDSRREKKVEFLEMDALTAITAKLDQLTHQMTQLQANKSIPAKPVHQIQGNGEIVGGSSSSDTPFMPDMSCEGIHCFGGDSVNYVGNQGRQQYNPYSFSYNPGWRNHPNFGWRPSKNSVEQLQFNPPQHPAQQKPPQQPPKPPQGTGPSMLPGFKPQDSKSNLEDMLAKYIAGNEMRWQNHDAMMQRVETQLGQLATQIATRAPGSLPSDTEKNPKGVNAVTVTSPLKQEVVDVEDDVKGKGSTKQGPEDARKTGKSLNSNHTVDINSLPFPQRAKQLQLDTQFSKFLEIFKKLHINILFAEALA; from the coding sequence ATGTGCCCGAGACATGGTTTTTTGATAGGCCAGCAGGTTGAGACGTTCTACTATGGGGTGGATCCATCTGTTAGATCTATGCTTGATGCAGCAGCAAACGGTAGCTTATACAGGAAAACGCCAACCGCAGCGCTTGAAATCATATCAAATATGGCAGAGAGCAATGTGGGTTGGCAAGATAGCCGTAGGGAGAAGAAAGTCGAGTTCCTTGAAATGGATGCGTTAACAGCGATTACAGCAAAGCTTGATCAATTGACACATCAGATGACACAATTACAGGCAAATAAATCAATACCAGCCAAGCCAGTGCATCAAATTCAGGGAAACGGTGAGATAGTTGGTGGATCATCATCTAGTGACACGCCATTCATGCCAGATATGTCTTGTGAGGGAATACATTGTTTTGGAGGGGACTCAGTAAATTATGTGGGAAACCAGGGTCGTCAGCAATATAATCCATACAGTTTCTCATATAATCCGGGCTGGAGGAATCATCCGAATTTTGGGTGGAGACCGTCAAAAAATTCTGTTGAGCAACTACAGTTTAATCCTCCGCAGCATCCCGCACAACAAAAACCTCCTCAGCAACCACCTAAACCTCCGCAAGGTACAGGACCTTCTATGCTGCCCGGTTTCAAGCCACAGGATAGCAAGTCGAATCTTGAGGATATGCTAGCCAAGTACATAGCCGGGAATGAGATGAGATGGCAAAATCACGATGCTATGATGCAAAGGGTGGAGACTCAACTAGGGCAGTTGGCGACACAAATAGCTACACGAGCTCCGGGTTCACTACCTAGTGACACGGAAAAGAATCCAAAGGGTGTCAATGCAGTCACAGTGACATCTCCTCTGAAGCAGGAAGTAGTTGATGTTGAAGATGATGTGAAAGGAAAGGGGTCAACCAAGCAAGGGCCCGAGGATGCAAGGAAAACAGGTAAGTCTCTAAACTCAAATCACACTGTTGATATTAATTCACTACCATTTCCCCAAAGAGCAAAGCAACTGCAACTGGATAcccaattttcaaaattccttgaaattttcaaaaagctGCACATAAATATCCTGTTTGCAGAAGCTTTAGCTTAA